Proteins found in one Saccharomyces kudriavzevii IFO 1802 strain IFO1802 genome assembly, chromosome: 11 genomic segment:
- the MST1 gene encoding threonine--tRNA ligase MST1 (similar to Saccharomyces cerevisiae MST1 (YKL194C); ancestral locus Anc_4.299) produces the protein MKSQFIRPRCFLNASRNRVFYSTVKTAKNASPTTPATMTSMVSQRQDLFMTDPLSPGSMFFLPNGAKIFNKLIEFMKLQQKFKFGFNEVITPLIYKKTLWEKSGHWENYSNDMFRVETTDEEKEEYGLKPMNCPGHCLIFRKKDRSYNELPLRFSDFSPLHRNEASGALSGLTRLRKFHQDDGHIFCAPSQVKSEIFNCLKLIDIVYNKIFPFAKGDTGTANNYFINFSTRPDHFIGDVEVWNHAEQVLKEILEESDKPWKLNAGDGAFYGPKLDIMLTDHLGKTHQVATIQLDFQLPERFDLKFKDQDNSYKRPIMIHRATFGSIERFMALLIDSNEGRWPFWLNPYQAVIIAVNTKSEQQLKMCNDLLKKLRNEGKANDMEPITLNDWHFNADLDIRNEPVGYRIKSAILKNYSYLVIVGDEEVKLQKYNIRERDNRKSFEKLTLDEIREKFINLEKNYK, from the coding sequence ATGAAAAGTCAATTCATAAGACCTCGTTGTTTTCTCAATGCCTCTCGGAATCGTGTCTTCTATTCCACCGTAAAGACCGCCAAAAACGCCTCGCCCACGACGCCGGCCACCATGACATCCATGGTATCTCAGAGGCAGGATCTCTTCATGACAGATCCGTTGTCCCCTGGCTCCATGTTCTTCCTTCCCAATGGCGCtaaaatcttcaataaattgATAGAGTTTATGAAGTTACAAcagaaattcaaatttggcTTCAATGAGGTGATAACGCCGTTAATTTACAAAAAGACCCTATGGGAGAAATCAGGTCATTGGGAAAATTACTCCAATGACATGTTCAGAGTGGAGACTACCGACgaggaaaaggaagagtATGGTTTGAAACCAATGAATTGTCCAGGCCACTGCCTTATCTTCCGTAAAAAAGATAGATCGTACAACGAACTTCCCTTGCGATTCTCGGATTTTTCACCACTACATAGAAACGAGGCTTCCGGTGCATTATCAGGACTAACGAGATTAAGGAAATTCCATCAAGATGATGGTCATATCTTTTGCGCTCCTTCCCAGGTGAAATcggaaattttcaactgtTTGAAACTAATCGACATAGTTTACAATAAGATTTTCCCCTTCGCTAAAGGTGACACTGGTACAGCTAACAACTattttataaatttttccaCCAGACCAGACCACTTCATTGGGGACGTAGAAGTCTGGAACCATGCCGAACAAGTGCTCAAGGAAATTCTAGAAGAATCAGACAAACCGTGGAAATTAAACGCTGGTGACGGGGCATTTTATGGTCCAAAACTGGACATAATGCTAACCGATCACTTGGGTAAAACTCATCAGGTCGCCACCATTCAGTTAGATTTCCAATTACCCGAGAGGTTCGacttgaaattcaaagatcAAGACAATTCCTACAAGAGACCAATTATGATTCATAGGGCTACTTTTGGTTCAATCGAAAGATTCATGGCTTTACTAATAGATTCAAACGAGGGCCGCTGGCCATTTTGGTTAAACCCTTATCAGGCGGTAATCATTGCTGTAAATACCAAAAGTGAGCAACAACTAAAGATGTGCAACGATTTACTAAAAAAACTACGCAATGAAGGAAAGGCAAATGATATGGAGCCTATTACTTTGAATGATTGGCATTTCAACGCTGACCTTGATATAAGAAACGAACCTGTAGGATATAGAATCAAATCTgccattttgaaaaattattcttatttAGTCATTGTGGGAGATGAAGAAGTAAAGCTGCAAAAATACAACATCCGAGAACGTGACAACAGGAagagttttgaaaaacttacCTTGGATGAAATTCgggaaaaattcattaatttggaaaaaaactaCAAGTAA
- the PTK1 gene encoding putative serine/threonine protein kinase PTK1 (similar to Saccharomyces cerevisiae PTK2 (YJR059W) and PTK1 (YKL198C); ancestral locus Anc_1.507) has product MTVSNNHSTKISQQSISSMSALKFFGKKLLSSKHDNKLKKKASLPPDFHSTSTHSSDSSSSSKLPTPLKASRRANSFVHSTNDNSSSSPGSAKNLRTGCTSTSSSRANRHSSASRNASGSKLSNERMVYNPYGVSTPNTSLSSISTTAKKDPDLGFYLHDGGSNIRMLPIPIVDPNEYLPDEMKEASIQLSDNFVFDDENKTIGWGGSCEVRKIRSKYRKKDVFALKKLNMIYNETPEKFYKRCSKEFIIAKQLSHHVHITNTFLLVKVPTTVYTTRGWGFIMELGLRDLFAMIQKSGWRNVALAEKFCIFKQVAHGVKFCHDQGIAHRDLKPENVLLSPEGVCKLTDFGISDWYHTDPLDLSSPVKKCAGMIGSPPYAPPEVMYYDAKKHYDAELQQPYDPRALDCYGLGVILMTLVNNIIPFLESCSFDIGFRDYCEAYENFIRLHNRGFRDPGNHRPGPGMEYHLARNFKNGHAARVAWRLADPEAATRYTMDDLFEDPWFQSIETCVNAGGEYVCKNPAVKTTTYENVRGFHIATDVAAVAPTSNPFLKARTPIRSMIDIAAHPSPTPTAAALPPPPAHSCASGEALFTLTETPPPQLGKLTLDDEAPATAAAPATAAPGLHRAVVHHHLNITGSLVSSSSAAPSQIPAST; this is encoded by the coding sequence ATGACCGTCTCCAACAATCATTCCACGAAAATATCCCAGCAATCAATCTCATCAATGTCGGCACTGAAGTTTTTCGGCAAGAAGCTCTTGAGCTCCAAACATGAcaacaaattgaagaaaaaggcgTCTCTACCCCCGGACTTCCACTCCACAAGCACACACAGCAGCGACTCGTCCTCCAGCTCGAAATTGCCGACCCCCTTGAAGGCCTCCCGCCGGGCAAACTCGTTTGTCCACTCGACTAACGACAACAGCTCTTCATCGCCCGGGTCTGCCAAGAACCTGCGCACGGGCTGCACCAGCACGTCCTCCTCAAGAGCGAACAGACATTCGTCCGCCTCACGCAATGCGTCCGGCTCCAAGCTCAGCAACGAACGCATGGTCTACAACCCATATGGAGTCTCCACCCCGAACACATCGCTGTCGTCCATCTCCACCACCGCGAAGAAGGACCCTGATCTGGGCTTCTACCTCCACGACGGGGGTTCGAACATCCGCATGCTGCCCATCCCAATCGTGGACCCGAACGAGTATCTGCCCGACGAGATGAAGGAAGCGAGCATACAATTGAGCGATAACTTCGTCTTTGACGACGAAAACAAGACAATCGGCTGGGGCGGCTCGTGCGAAGTGCGCAAGATCCGGTCCAAGTACCGCAAGAAGGACGTGTTTGCCCTGAAGAAGCTCAACATGATCTACAACGAGACGCCCGAGAAGTTCTACAAGCGCTGCTCGAAGGAATTCATCATCGCGAAACAGTTGAGTCACCACGTGCACATCACCAACACTTTCCTCCTGGTCAAAGTGCCCACAACTGTGTACACCACCCGCGGCTGGGGATTCATCATGGAGCTCGGGCTGCGAGATCTGTTTGCAATGATCCAGAAGTCCGGGTGGCGCAACGTGGCCCTAGCGGAGAAGTTCTGTATTTTCAAGCAAGTGGCGCATGGCGTGAAGTTCTGTCATGACCAGGGCATCGCACATCGTGACTTGAAACCGGAGAACGTGCTGCTTTCCCCGGAGGGCGTATGCAAACTAACCGATTTCGGTATCTCCGACTGGTACCACACTGATCCTCTCGACCTATCCAGCCCCGTGAAGAAATGCGCAGGAATGATCGGCTCGCCGCCGTACGCGCCGCCAGAGGTAATGTACTACGACGCTAAGAAGCACTACGACGCGGAATTGCAACAGCCGTACGATCCACGCGCCCTGGATTGCTACGGCCTGGGCGTTATCCTCATGACGCTCGTCAACAACATTATCCCATTCTTGGAGTCGTGCAGCTTCGACATTGGCTTCCGTGACTACTGCGAAGCGTACGAAAACTTCATCCGGCTGCACAACCGCGGATTCCGCGACCCGGGCAACCACCGCCCAGGCCCGGGAATGGAGTACCACCTGGCCAGAAACTTCAAGAATGGCCACGCGGCACGCGTGGCCTGGCGGCTCGCCGACCCGGAAGCCGCCACCCGCTACACCATGGACGACCTGTTCGAAGACCCGTGGTTCCAAAGCATCGAAACGTGCGTGAACGCCGGCGGCGAGTACGTGTGCAAGAACCCCGCCGTCAAGACTACCACGTACGAGAATGTGCGAGGCTTCCACATCGCCACAGACGTTGCCGCAGTGGCGCCCACTTCAAACCCCTTCCTCAAGGCCCGTACTCCCATCAGGTCCATGATCGATATAGCCGCCCATCCTTCGCCAACGCCGACCGCGGCCGCGCTGCCGCCGCCTCCGGCGCACTCGTGCGCCAGCGGAGAGGCGCTGTTTACGCTGACGGAAACCCCGCCACCACAGCTGGGCAAGCTCACGCTCGACGACGAGGCTCCCGCAACAGCCGCCGCTCCCGCAACAGCCGCCCCCGGCCTGCACAGAGCGGTCGTACACCACCACCTGAACATCACGGGCAGCTTGGTCAGTAGCTCCAGCGCGGCGCCTTCCCAAATTCCGGCCTCGACCTAA
- the SKDI11G0240 gene encoding uncharacterized protein: MTDLFRDLDFAVVYLDDILIFSSTKEEHWQQLDKVLSHLKEAKLIAKVDKCKFGQESVNFLGHQVSKHGIESLQEKCEAIRKMQIRKEIEGVQRFLGVCNFYRRFIHNCSHIAQPLVNFLSQIEHWSKRQEEAIENLRKALSSPPLLTPFTTGDNCRLTTDASMQGLGAVLEKLLDNKVLGVVNYFSKTFQSP; this comes from the coding sequence ATGACCGATCTATTCCGCGACTTAGACTTTGCAGTAGTTTATTTGGACGACATACTAATTTTTAGTAGCACAAAAGAGGAACACTGGCAACAGTTAGATAAAGTACTGAGTCATTTGAAAGAGGCAAAACTAATCGCAAAAGTAGATAAGTGTAAATTTGGCCAGGAATCTGTAAACTTTTTAGGCCATCAAGTTTCCAAACATGGCATTGAATCActacaagaaaaatgcgAAGCAATTAGGAAAATGCAAATAAGGAAAGAGATTGAGGGCGTACAACGCTTCTTAGGAGTGTGCAATTTCTACAGAAGGTTCATCCATAACTGTAGTCATATTGCTCAACCACTAGTGAACTTCCTATCACAAATCGAACATTGGTCTAAAAGACAAGAGGAAGCAATAGAAAATCTTAGGAAGGCGTTGAGCTCCCCACCATTATTAACCCCATTTACCACTGGAGATAACTGCAGACTAACAACGGACGCTAGTATGCAGGGACTAGGCGCCGTACTAGAAAAACTATTGGATAACAAGGTATTAGGTGTCGTTAATTATTTTAGTAAAACTTTCCAAAGTCCGTAA
- the PEX1 gene encoding AAA family ATPase peroxin 1 (similar to Saccharomyces cerevisiae PEX1 (YKL197C); ancestral locus Anc_1.506), protein MTATKSLKFENLRIQFSNAVVGNFLRLPHSIINVLESTNYTIQDFGIAVHSHNSDTPIVHLGWDGHDSGSNENTILINPVLATVYNMNQKSPLADLYIQRYDHTRLATEVYITPETSDDWEIIDANSMRFQNGEILHQTRIVTPGETLICYLEGIVTKFKVERLVPSLSSARITDGTLVVVAPKLNKTRSAKTHNNNTNSKSNTSRLLKKEVLRSTICKNDTPERNLFVAYVNDGIELPSQKGYVSIIQCNLRQTKKNGSTDSKVVGIPPKMIGVYIKRDKQVPKNHVALSSYLWEAFFTHPINGARIKLQFLQTGQTNMTSERNVKVNIKYFGETLPSKDNDQYINLLQGSVLTDNLILPKEQIIVELRKADSVQNFLDLNDIPKSSIQWKITQMGKEEVKKVIEGSLPKARHTEETGKFTHTSKDDDHFITVNDIKQEMMDYLTSPIVSSPAIILDGKQGMGKTRLLKEFVDEIKREHHVFVKYTDCDTLQDTSNLDKMQKLIMEWVSFCYWYGPSLIVLDNVESLFGKPQSNETDPSNGGQWDNSSKILNFFINQVTKIFSKNNKCVRVLFSGKEKTQINSLLFDKHFVSESWSLRAPDKEARAKLLEYFFSKNQVMKLNRDMQFSDLSSETEGFSPLDLKVFTEKVFYDLQLQQDCDNVVTKNTFLKSLSGFTPSALRGVKLTKETNVKWGDIGALTGAKKILLETLEWPTRYEPIFANCPLRLRSGILLYGYPGCGKTLLASAVAQQCGLNFISVKGPEVLNKFIGASEQNIRELFERAQSVKPCILFFDEFDSIAPKRGHDSTGVTDRVVNQLLTQMDGAEGLDGVYILAATSRPDMIDSALLRPGRLDKSVICNIPTEPERLDILETVVNSKDKDTGLQKIALEENTDLTLIAEKTAGFSGADLQGLCYNAYLKAVHRWLSTAGEPVEVSADIDIEYFTINEKARKEGNKLRLKTLLQQDVRVRESEANTPSGVKKTAVVTINDLIEACHETKPSISMSELVKLREIYDKFQEDRNGEMPNGENSIDIGSRLSLM, encoded by the coding sequence ATGACAGCTACTAAGAGTTTGAAATTTGAGAATTTGAGAATTCAATTCTCTAACGCCGTGGTAGGGAATTTTTTAAGGTTACCACATTCAATTATAAACGTCTTAGAGTCGACTAATTATACAATCCAAGATTTCGGTATAGCAGTTCACTCTCACAATTCAGATACGCCCATCGTTCATCTTGGTTGGGACGGTCATGATTCTGGGTCAAACGAGAACACCATCCTCATCAATCCTGTTTTGGCCACCGTGTATAACATGAATCAAAAGTCTCCATTGGCGGACTTATACATTCAGAGATATGACCACACCCGCTTAGCTACAGAGGTTTATATTACGCCTGAGACAAGTGATGATTGGGAAATAATTGACGCTAATTCCATGAGATTCCAAAATGGTGAAATTTTGCATCAAACTCGCATAGTTACCCCCGGTGAAACTTTGATTTGCTATTTAGAAGGGATTGTTACCAAATTCAAGGTAGAAAGATTAGTACCATCATTAAGTTCCGCAAGGATTACAGATGGCACATTGGTCGTTGTGGCCCCAAAACTCAACAAAACACGCTCTGCGAAGACTCACAATAATAACACAAACTCCAAAAGTAATACTTCCCGGCTTctgaaaaaggaagtatTGAGAAGCACCATATGTAAGAATGACACACCTGAAAGAAATCTCTTTGTTGCATATGTTAACGACGGAATAGAACTTCCTTCTCAGAAAGGGTATGTTTCCATTATTCAGTGCAATTTGAGacaaaccaagaaaaatggttcCACGGATAGCAAAGTCGTGGGTATTCCTCCCAAGATGATTGGTGTTTACATTAAACGTGATAAGCAGGTTCCTAAAAATCACGTCGCATTAAGTTCATACCTTTGGGAAGCATTCTTCACACATCCAATTAATGGCGCTAGAATCAAATTGCAGTTTTTACAGACAGGTCAAACCAACATGACTTCTGAAAGAAATGTAAAAGTCAATATCAAATACTTTGGTGAAACCCTTCCTTCCAAAGATAACGATCAATATATCAATTTACTGCAGGGAAGTGTACTAACTGATAACTTAATACTTCCAAAGGAGCAAATCATAGTTGAACTAAGAAAAGCCGATTCCGTACAAaactttcttgatttgaatGATATTCCCAAGAGTTCCATTCAATGGAAAATTACACAAATGGGGAAGGAAGAAGTTAAAAAAGTAATCGAGGGATCTTTACCTAAAGCCCGTCACACTGAAGAAACAGGTAAATTCACACACACTAGCAAGGATGACGATCATTTTATTACCGTAAACGATATCAAGCAGGAAATGATGGATTATTTAACGTCCCCCATTGTTTCCTCCCCAGCTATCATATTAGATGGAAAGCAAGGTATGGGGAAAACAAGGTTACTAAAAGAGTTTGTGGACGAAATCAAAAGGGAACATCATGTTTTCGTTAAATATACAGATTGTGATACATTACAGGACACATCTAATTTGGACAAAATGCAGAAGTTGATAATGGAATGGGTCTCTTTCTGCTACTGGTATGGTCCTTCGTTGATTGTGTTAGATAATGTGGAAAGCTTATTCGGCAAACCTCAATCTAACGAGACAGATCCATCTAATGGTGGCCAATGGGATAATTCAAGCAAGATCTTAAACTTCTTTATTAACCAAGTGACCAAAATATTCAGTAAGAATAACAAATGCGTCagagttttattttcaggCAAGGAAAAAACTCAAATAAATTCGTTGTTGTTTGATAAGCATTTTGTTTCAGAAAGTTGGTCTTTGAGGGCACCTGACAAAGAGGCCAGAGCGAAACTACtggaatattttttctcgaAGAACCAAGTCATGAAACTAAACCGGGACATGCAATTCAGCGATTTGTCATCAGAAACAGAAGGCTTTTCGCCATTAGATTTGAAAGTATTCACAGAAAAGGTGTTTTACGATTTGCAGCTGCAGCAAGATTGCGATAATGTGGTAACAAAGAAcactttcttgaaatcgCTTAGCGGTTTTACACCTTCTGCGTTACGTGGGGTGAAACTTACTAAAGAAACCAACGTCAAATGGGGTGATATTGGCGCACTAACCGgtgccaaaaaaattcttcttgagACCCTAGAATGGCCTACTAGATACGAGCCCATTTTTGCCAACTGCCCGCTGAGACTAAGATCAGGAATCTTGCTTTATGGGTATCCTGGCTGTGGTAAAACGCTATTGGCGAGTGCTGTGGCACAACAATGTGGACTTAATTTTATCTCCGTTAAGGGACCTGAGGTCCTTAATAAGTTCATCGGCGCGAGTGAACAGAATATTAGAGAATTGTTTGAAAGGGCACAGTCTGTGAAACCttgtattcttttctttgacgAGTTCGATTCGATAGCACCCAAGAGAGGGCACGACTCCACCGGCGTCACAGACCGCGTGGTCAATCAACTATTGACGCAAATGGATGGTGCTGAAGGTCTCGATGGTGTGTACATTTTAGCGGCCACGAGTAGGCCTGATATGATCGATAGCGCATTGTTAAGGCCTGGAAGATTGGACAAGAGCGTGATCTGCAATATACCAACTGAGCCAGAAAGATTGGATATTCTGGAAACCGTCGTCAACTCTAAAGACAAGGATACAGGAttgcaaaaaattgcattAGAGGAGAATACCGACCTGACATTGATTGCTGAAAAAACAGCAGGGTTTTCCGGTGCGGATTTGCAAGGGCTGTGCTACAATGCTTATCTAAAGGCCGTTCACAGATGGCTCTCCACAGCCGGGGAACCTGTGGAGGTGTCCGCGGACATTGACATAGAGTACTTCACCATCAACGAGAAGGCCCGCAAAGAGGGAAACAAGCTACGGTTGAAGACTCTGCTGCAGCAAGACGTGAGAGTGCGCGAAAGCGAGGCAAACACTCCTAGCGGAGTCAAGAAAACGGCAGTAGTCACAATAAATGATCTAATAGAAGCTTGTCATGAGACGAAACCCAGTATTTCAATGAGCGAGCTGGTCAAGCTAAGGGAAATCTATgacaaatttcaagaagataGAAATGGTGAGATGCCCAACGGTGAGAATTCCATTGACATCGGTAGCCGGCTCTCCCTTATGTGA
- the MIA40 gene encoding Mia40p (similar to Saccharomyces cerevisiae MIA40 (YKL195W); ancestral locus Anc_4.302), which yields MLRNLVVRNACRNRPSIQVARGLCRHQTRRLMASSPQFGKSNDSKQEKTAGFIMGILSMAGALYFIAPNRKPLFASRKAESGKTAEEELSSGGEQSSDNGNEDEDDDNQTEAGAELGGDKIGASKVAEDGELVVLAEKDGEAAGDGEVNKSKGDESSEDNEQSKKNEQSNEGDEVSDEEKDKSVSTGNIGQNAIAKAHDNSTESFEVVDPIHPEEDKPKKIQSNDEKTTQDTNSEGQLDDQADSSKVEKQSPTSDEDKEALRKQEERQMGPTEEEVQHEGAYNPDTGEINWDCPCLGGMAHGPCGEEFKTAFSCFIYSEVEPKGIDCVEKFQHMQDCFRRHPEHYAEQLKETSEDEESEDKAKANTIESAPNVSNAKENAEKKAEKSDVKKEPLNEDSKP from the coding sequence ATGCTTCGCAATTTAGTTGTCAGAAATGCGTGCAGAAATAGGCCGTCAATTCAGGTAGCAAGGGGCCTATGCCGACATCAAACAAGACGCCTCATGGCTTCTTCCCCTCAGTTTGGTAAAAGCAATGATTCTAAGCAAGAAAAGACGGCGGGGTTTATAATGGGAATTTTGTCGATGGCCGGTGCCCTATACTTCATAGCTCCCAACAGGAAGCCTCTCTTTGCTTCAAGAAAGGCAGAATCCGGTAAAACCGCAGAGGAAGAACTCTCAAGTGGTGGTGAGCAATCATCAGATAACggaaatgaagatgaagatgatgataaccAAACTGAAGCTGGTGCTGAGTTGGGTGGCGATAAGATCGGGGCCTCCAAAGTAGCTGAAGACGGCGAGTTGGTTGTTCTAGCTGAAAAGGATGGAGAAGCAGCCGGAGACGGAGAAGTAAATAAATCAAAGGGTGATGAATCATCGGAAGACAATGAGcaatcaaagaagaatgagCAATCAAATGAAGGAGATGAGGTTTCAGATGAGGAAAAGGACAAGAGTGTAAGTACTGGAAACATAGGGCAGAACGCTATTGCTAAAGCACATGACAACAGTACCGAATCTTTTGAGGTCGTCGATCCTATACAtccagaagaagataagccaaaaaaaatacaatcaAATGACGAGAAAACCACCCAAGATACTAATAGTGAAGGGCAATTAGACGATCAAGCCGACTCGAGTAAAGTTGAAAAGCAATCTCCAACTAGTGATGAAGACAAAGAAGCACTAAGAAAGCAAGAGGAAAGGCAAATGGGTCCTACCGAAGAGGAAGTCCAACATGAGGGCGCTTATAATCCTGATACAGGTGAGATCAATTGGGACTGCCCTTGCCTGGGAGGTATGGCCCACGGCCCGTGTGGTGAAGAGTTCAAGACTGCATTTTCATGCTTCATATACTCTGAGGTTGAACCAAAGGGTATCGATTGTGTTGAAAAGTTCCAACATATGCAAGACTGTTTTAGAAGGCACCCCGAGCATTATGCAGAGCAATTAAAGGAGACATCggaggatgaagaatccGAAGATAAAGCAAAGGCTAATACTATAGAATCAGCACCAAATGTATCAAACGCGAAGGAGAATgcggaaaaaaaggcaGAAAAGTCAGATGTCAAGAAAGAACCATTGAATGAAGATTCCAAACCTTAA
- the YKT6 gene encoding palmitoyltransferase YKT6 (similar to Saccharomyces cerevisiae YKT6 (YKL196C); ancestral locus Anc_4.303) has protein sequence MRIYYIGVFRSGGEKALELSEIKDLSQFGFFERSSVGQFMTFFAETVASRTGAGQRQSIEEGNYIGHVYARSEGICGVLITDKEYPVRPAYTLLNKILDEYLVAHPKEEWADVTATNDTLKMKQLDTYISKYQDPSQADAIMKVQQELDETKIVLHKTIENVLQRGEKLDNLVDKSESLTASSKMFYKQAKKSNSCCSIM, from the coding sequence ATGAGAATTTATTACATTGGTGTATTTCGCTCTGGCGGAGAAAAGGCTCTGGAGTTAAGTGAAATTAAAGATTTATCACAATTTGGGTTCTTTGAAAGGTCTAGCGTAGGCCAGTTTATGACATTTTTTGCTGAAACTGTTGCTTCTAGAACAGGTGCTGGGCAAAGACAAAGTATAGAGGAAGGTAATTACATCGGACACGTTTACGCCAGAAGTGAGGGCATATGTGGTGTTTTGATCACTGACAAGGAATACCCCGTCAGGCCAGCTTATACTCTCTTGAATAAAATACTAGACGAATACTTGGTGGCACATCCTAAGGAAGAATGGGCTGACGTGACTGCAACCAATGACAcgttgaaaatgaagcaaTTGGACACGTATATTAGTAAATACCAAGACCCTTCACAAGCTGATGCCATCATGAAAGTTCAGCAAGAATTGGATGAAACTAAAATTGTTTTGCACAAGACcattgaaaatgttttacAAAGAGGTGAAAAGTTGGATAATCTGGTGGACAAATCAGAATCTTTGACTGCAAGTTCTAAAATGTTCTACAAGCAAGCTAAAAAATCCAACTCCTGTTGTAGCATTATGTAG
- the SKDI11G0230 gene encoding uncharacterized protein, translating into MNIWIHGHNTYAITGEYSTDSEYDQRYGYYGHGYPLNYDKDYDSYGDSDSSDNYDSGIRERGNGNWPDEISPDQQIHWCQI; encoded by the coding sequence ATGAACATCTGGATACATGGCCATAACACCTATGCGATAACCGGGGAATATTCTACAGATAGTGAATACGACCAACGCTACGGTTATTACGGCCACGGATACCCACTCAATTACGACAAAGATTACGATAGTTATGGCGACTCCGACAGCTCAGACAACTATGATTCGGGCATCCGAGAGCGAGGCAACGGTAACTGGCCAGATGAAATCTCACCCGACCAGCAGATTCACTGGTGTCAGATTTAA